DNA sequence from the Narcine bancroftii isolate sNarBan1 chromosome 11, sNarBan1.hap1, whole genome shotgun sequence genome:
GTTGTTAGTTACCACTGTTCTCTGTAAACATGGAAAATTATTCCATACAGTCACTTGAGCATTGGCAGAAGGCAATAATGTGAAGCTGGTtgacagagagtggtaagtggagaAGCCTTGAGAATTGTTCGTAGCAGTGGAAATTCAGCAGGAGACCATTTAGCACAACTCGTGTATAATCTTGAAGGTGATTCAACAAGTATCCTGCACTGAACTGTCTGGAATTAAACTTATTTAAGGGCTTGTTAAAGCAGACTTAAGATTACTTAACAAGCGAATGCAAATACGGCTACAAATTTATGGTTGCTTTGCAAAGCGCGAGAACTCTTGTTACAGCAAGAGGCATTGCCACCTGCAGCTAGGGAGTCTGGCATGTGGCTCATGGGTTGCATATTTCTACAAACTTTCAGCTTTCCAGAACATTTGAACATAATTACACAGAAACATTTCCATGTAAATACATGTTTCTAGGACTCGTTATACTGCACCCCTTACCCAATGGTCAATTGTCTACTGTCTTTGCCAAGTAAACTTCACAATCAACCTTCACCTTGCTGAATCATCGCCAATATTTTAAGATACATTCTCACGCTGGCCCTTTTGGATTCATTTGGGGGTTGTAAATCCTTGGAATTCCCTACACCAGCTTTCAAATTTAATAGATTTTTGAATGATGTGAAATCTGGGATTGAGTAGGAAAGTGGAGTTTTGGTTAAGTAGCTTTGACCTTTGTGAAAGGTGGATGAACAGTaacacattttatttttgttaaaacCTCAACCCATTTTAAAAAGTTACAGTACCATAAGAACGAGCAAAGTGTATTGTTTTTCCAACGAGCTAGCACGGGGCTCTTGGGCTGAAAAACTTCAAGTATTACATTTCCGTGGGAGTTCTAGGTGTTGTTCTGGTGTTCCTGGAAATTTTACTCCAGTGAAAGTTGGCATTCACTGCATTGGGGAGGGAAAACTTGGGTTGGGGTCCAGTCAtaagaacttaagaaataggagtaggggTCGGCCATCCGGCCAGTCAAATCTGCTCTGCCGTTccatgtgatcatggctgatctgatgatgggctcatctctacTATCTGTAAAAATGTGATAGTCGTCCAATCCTTACACCTAAATTACTTCTAGTTCTCTGCAAAGGTTGCACATCTGTTCAATTTTGTTTGTTACGGTCAGATCAAGGGAAGTGTATTTGTAACCTTTCCTTATCATTTCAGTCGGCTAAATGTCAATCATCCTGTGATTGTGAATAAGGTCAATATAATGAAGTTGACAGTCGTGTGAAAGCTGAAATGGAAATCTTTTTTTATAAATGCTGTCAGGATTGAAAGATGTGTATGGAATGCAGTCAATGGGAAGCAAATTATTCAGCCAACTCCATCAATGCTGACATTAATGTCAACATTTCCCTCTCGACCCGTTCTAACCTTCACTCCagtcccaacccccccccccaccccaccatcttcATACCAAtctcctttcccccctctctctctcttttcccctgtctcctttcacagagccaaaatcaattctcacctcttatcatatccaatcaacaccttttgtttgttagtttggactcctcccccattcttccctctttctcgCCTCAGTCTTTATTTAGATGTCTGCCTGCTTCTTGcctatactttgaagaagggctcaggcccgaaacttcggTAATATACTTTGACAGTGagatcctccaccatttctgtgtttttacgacaatcaccaTCATGTTGCACTCCTTTTAAAGCTATTCATTTCAACTCTCTTTGGCAGCAGTGAAAATCAGTCTTGCTATTCCAGTGTCTGGAGACCGCCCTGTATCATCATAAACCCCCAAATAATTTCTCACCATGTCAGCCCACCTTACAGCTCTTTTTAACTCTTCCAATCGACATCCCCAGGGCCAACCCATAGAATTAATTTCACCTCATCCTCTCCATTAAAGTAGTGATTACTTTTCAGACGTATTCAGTGATGACAGTGTTCTCACATCGTTATGGTGAGGTGGAACTTGTCAGAAGGAGGAATTAATATTTGCCTGGTAATTTGGTGAATCAGAAGAGGGTACAAGTTAGAAGGAGCATTAGGGTGAGGGAGCCAATGGATGACAGGAAGTGAAGAATTGGGAGAGGCATTTATTCAAAAACCATATTTGGAGAAAAAAACGGGCTGATGTCAGACTTCTTTCATTGAAAGGAATTGCTCATAAATTTCAAATATGTTTCTGTATCTGTAGGATAATGAGtcgtcaggtttattgtcacctgattgtacaagaacaacccagCGAAgaagcgttctctggtcctcagtgcaaaaacacgcagacacacacccagacataacacatacatacagacaaacaatgcatctataaatagataaatattattttgtgaatatgagagtcatggagggtcagtgtgagctgttcctttgggcGTGCATCATTCTCAcggcctgtggaaagaagctgttcctcagcctggtggtgctggctctgatcctcctgtaccccttcccctgatgggagcagctgaaagatgctgtgtgtggggtggaaggggtcttaaatgattttgcacgcccttttGAGACAACAATCTGGGAAAGGGGTAGGAGTGGAGGGAAACACCcgtgatcatctctgccactcttatggtccgatggattaacctctgatccatttctctgaagtAGCCGTTCCCCCCTGTGATGCAGCGGCCTGGACGCtcccaatagagctcctgtataaggttgacatgatggtggccttgcccacctcagtcttctcaggaagtgcagtcgctgttgcccttcctgacaagtgagatgggGGACGTGTTTGAGGAAAAGAGCTGATGGCAGAGAATTCAGTAACAACTCTGCACAGCTTTGTATTGTTGACAAGACTCCATTCCTGAGCTTGACAATGCACTCCAGTGGACAAGTGCAATATCCATGAGGGTTGGCTCCGCGCAGGGCAACACAGTGAGTTTACTTGGCACTCCATCCACCAATGAAGAGTAGCTAAGATGCCTGTCGCCGTGGAATGCACGATGACAACTTCCCAGAATAACTTAGTTTGAATCTCTCAAACTTGTGATCCCCTCCATTGACCAGAGCAAGGCCATTATCTCCAAGCACGGGATCGCGGCCTCCACTCCAGCAGTGccgtttggatgttctccccatgaccacgtGGCTCTAATCTTGGTTCTTCAGTTCTGCCCACATCCCTAAGATGTGATGGGGTGTTTGCTGCAatccacaaacgtgctggagaaactcagcaggtcacgcagcatctggaggaagtaaagggtgacctgcgttttgggccagagcccatCGACTTGGGCTCAGTCGATTGCCCCTTGtgtgcagatttcagatttattgccaccACATTGTGGTCAATGGCTGTCATGTATAATGATCTAGTCAAGCAAGCCTATTGgtcggttgtacctgtggccccctgcaactcagtgcaggacagctcAACAGGATGGATGTGCTGTGTTCTCAAGTGAATCAAAGCcttttggtttctccacaatcatctcctgagTGCATCAGACACAACCCCAAGGTTCTTTTTCCCGCCGGCgcggcagaatttccacttattaatAGTGCAAAAAATCTACTCAGCTTATAcaagtaaacaaagaaagaaagtaaTCAAACTCTGCATCAGAGAAGTGCACAAGTTCGAGACCCTGATGGagattattgttgaggagtctggtggtggagggggagcagttggtCCTGGACCTGGGGGAGTTAAGGTGATATGTGCGAGGGGGAGGTAGTTGAGAACCACAAGGTTAGTGGGATTTCTGGGTCACTGCCAGGGACCCAGGGATGGGACCTTGCCAGCCTCGCTCGCATCCTGTCCCACCAGGAGCCAGCCAGTTTGCCGGGGTTTGAACCGCAGTTCCCCTCGACGTGGCAAGTCTGAGCCAGACTCCACCTTAACCCGGGGCTCCCCTCTCCCTGGGACGGTGCCGTCACTCCCCTCTCCCTGGGTCGGTGCCGTCACTCCCTTCTCCCTGGGTCGGTGCCGTCACTCCCCTCTCCCTGGGACGGTGCCGTCACTCCCCTCTCCCTGGGACGGTGCCGTCACTCCCTTCTCCCTGGGACGGTGCCGTCACTCCCCTCTCCCTGGGACGGTACCGTCACTCCCCTCTCCCTGGGACGGTGCCGTCACTCCCTTCTCCCTGGGACGGTGCCGTCACTCCCTTCTCCCTGGACGGTGCTGTCACTCCCCTCTCCCTGGGACGGTGCCGTCACTCCCTTCTCCCTGGGACGGTACCGTCACTCCCCTCTCCCTGGGACGGTGCCGTCACTCCCTTCTCCCTGGGACGGTGCCGTCACTCCCTTCTCCCTGGGACGGTGCCGTCACTCCCCTCTCGCTGGGACGGTGCCGTCACTCCCTTCTCCCTGGGACGGTGCCGTCACTCCCTTCTCCCTGGGACGGTGCCG
Encoded proteins:
- the LOC138745173 gene encoding uncharacterized protein, with the protein product MEGQCELFLWACIILTACGKKLFLSLVVLALILLCDGVFAAIHKRAGETQQVTQHLEEVKGDLRFGPEPIDLGSVDCPLCADFRFIATTLWSMAVMYNDLVKQAYWSVLRTTRLVGFLGHCQGPRDGTLPASLASCPTRSQPVCRGLNRSSPRRGKSEPDSTLTRGSPLPGTVPSLPSPWVGAVTPFSLGRCRHSPLPGTVPSLPSPWDGAVTPFSLGRCRHSPLPGTVPSLPSPWDGAVTPFSLGRCRHSLLPGRCCHSPLPGTVPSLPSPWDGTVTPLSLGRCRHSLLPGTVPSLPSPWDGAVTPLSLGRCRHSLLPGTVPSLPSPWDGAVTPFSLGRCCHSPLPGSVPSLPSPWVGAVTPLSLGRCRNSPLPGTVPSLPSPWDGAGCRRDWSGRRGSSLAAVAMNLRPGHEALPAASVPSGGSAPRRGPGWTKRRPLRLGLVPAFGMKSRRPGCGSYKLSHSKQFQILLLCGLLATVSSVKCGTCEPYLDAAGTYHFGFHCPRLNDERRQSYCCRQSNQTLKYCCSKSEFQSMMRINQTVAARSPIDYGLMAAVVLYSVGVTALLLTDLLHYCLANRHRIRLCPSSASLCGDHRSSSEVWVPTPGQESTLGQEASPHPC